The Deltaproteobacteria bacterium genome contains the following window.
TGGGCCAACGAAGGGCCACGAGGTAATCAACACATGACGCCTCGGTTGCGAAACGCTCTCGGAACTCAGCCAGATTCGTCGGGTAATCCTCCATTCCCAATACTACATATTGGGGTGTTAGGAGTCAAGTGCATAGCCCCATTCTGTAATTTACATATCCAATTTTTCACGCGTATATGCCTTTCTGTCCAGGCAATAAGGCCAGGTTGAACTAGCCGGGCTGGCCCACTGTCCAAGTCAGAGAGGGTGAAAACAGCAAGGCGGCTATGGAAAGGGCTGTCAGAACCTTACTCATAAGGTTTTTTTTGAAAACCTGGATTGAGGTTACGAAATTGAATGCCTGTACCAGAAACGAACAGGAAGAAGAATATCATAAAATCAATCAATTAAGGGACAAATTTTTTTGGTGCGCCCCAATAAGGTACGGTGGCGGTTTTCTGGGACCGATAATTTTTATTGGAAAAAAATAAATAAAGAAAAAATTATCTTTAATTTCAGCCAGATGAAAGTTTTTATATAATTTCAATAAATAGTGGCATTGAAGTTGCTAAGTAAGCTGGAAGCCATATGGATATCGATTAGCATTTCATCAGCCATTAGACGCTTAACCGCGTGGTTAAGCGGTTTCGGCATGATGTTGCTGGTTTGGAAATAGGCCGGTATGGATGAAATATTATTGTGGCTCAATATTTTATCCATATTTGGGCCGCACTTAAGCGGTTTTGGAGTTTTACAAAAAAAGGAGCCGGGATATGAAAAAGCGCCTGATCAATCTGGCCGTGGCTGTGGGGCTTGTTCTCGCCTTTGCGGGAGCAGCCGCCTGGGCCGTTGACGATAACAGGGACGGCAAAAACCCCCTTGTGGTAACCATGGACGCCTTCAGGGTGGAGAAGGACGCGGCCGGCAAGGAAAAGCTGGTCAAGACCGACAAGATCGAGCCCAGTCAGGTCATAGAATACGTACTTACGAGCAAAAACGTTTCCAAAGCCGCCCTCGCCAAGGTCACCCTTTTGGGCCCCATCCCCGAAAACACCGCTTACATGGCAAAAAGCGCCACCCAGGCAAAGGGGCTTGTCCCGGTCTTTTCCATTGACAAGGGCAAGACCTTCCAGCCCGAACCGGTCAAGTACAAGGTGAAGCTCCCGGACGGAAAAGAGGCCGAGAAAATCGCCACCCCCGACATGTACACCCACGTACGCTGGGTGGTGGGCTCAATCAAGGCCGGGGAATCCTCAAAACTCCGCTACCGCGTCTCGGTGAAGTAGCGGGATCATCCCTTGGCCTTTTCCTGGGTTTACCGGCTTAAAGGCCAATAACATACATTCGATTTGTATATTCAAAGGCAGGAGCATGTTTTTTCACCCGCAACACAAGCTGTAATCATTCAGGCACCAGCAACACCAACAACAAAAGGAGGAATCAAAATGGGTATCAGGATCAAGGCGCGGCCCTTTTGGGTCGCAATGCTGCTTGTGGCAAGCAGCCTGATGGTGATGGCGGGCTCCGCGTTCGCGCTGACGCCTGCGGGCACCGAGATCCGCAACCAGTCGGTTGCGACATACTCGGATTCGGGCGGCAATCCCTACAGCACTTCGTCAAACGAAGTCATCACAATCGTCGACCCCATCTACGTGTTTGAAATCACGCCCAACGCCACCGGCGGCGGCGCGGGAGCCCCCGGAACCTTCGGAGGCACTGCTGCCCTCACCCAGTACGCGGCCCCCGGCGCAACGGTTTACTACTCCTATAAAATCACCAACAACGGTAACTCGCCCGACTCCTACCTGCTTTCCAGGATGGACGGCGCAGCCGATGCTCTGAACGCAGTGGCCGGAACCGTGGTGATCTACCGCGACGCCAACGGCAACGGCACTATTGATCCCGGCGACTTCGTTCTTACCAGCGGCGCGACCGGCATGGGTATCGCCTCCTGGGGCGGCGCCAGCATCGGCCCCGTTGCACAGGATGATTACACCTACATCATCGTGGCTTACCAGGTTCCCAACTCGGCAACCGACGGCCAGGACATTGATCTCGACATCGATGGCCGCAGCCAGGGCAACAACCTCGTGACCGATGCGGTGTCCAACTTCAACACCACCATCGTTGCGGATGCCAAGGGCGTTCTCACCCTGACCAAGGCCGTTGACAAGACGGACGCCAACCAGGGCGACACTCTCACCTACTCCATCACCGGCTCCAACACCGGCAACACGGTGGCCCGCAGCCGCGATTACGGCAACAGGGTAGACCTTAACGGCGACGGCGCACTTGACGTGCAGAACGAAGGTATCCTGATCTCCGATGCCCTCGACACCACTCGCCTCACCCCCGGAACCGGAGCGGCTAACCTGCTGGGCGTTGTTTCCTGGGCTCCCAACACAGCCACCGTGGTTTATTCTGCCGATGGCACGAACTGGTATACTGCAGCAGGAGCCGCTATCACCATTCCTGCCGCCACCATCACCCACGTCGGTCTTTTCATTCCCGACTCCGTCAACCAGGACGGCAATATCAATCCGGTGCTGGCTGTAGGCCAGGGCTTCGGTTTCTCCTTCACCGCGCCTATCGTGACCCCGCTCAACAACACCACCATTTTGAACAACGCCACTGTTTACTATGAGGACGGCGCTAACAACAGGACCACCACATCCAACACCGTGTCCACCGACATCGGCATGGATTCCAACACCCTTAACTACCAGCCGCGCATCGGGCCTTACAACGATTACAACGCGACCCTGGTGAACACGCTGGTGCCGGATTCACCGGCTGTTGGAAGCCATCCCAAGATTGACGATCCGCTCACCGAGCAGATCGAACGCTTGAACCGCAATGGCGACATATCCAACACCACCACCGACGCCGCAGCAGCTGACCGCCACGCCGGCCAGATCACCTATTTCGTGAACACCGTCCGCAACCTTGGCGGCGGAGTCGACACCTTCAACATCACCCTGAACACAGCAGCCCTGCCTGCCGCGTACATTGTTGAGCTCATGAAGAGCGACGGCATCACGGCCCTTACGGACACCAACGGCGACGGAATCGCCGACACCGGCCCCATAGCTATCGCCGGCGAATACGACGTTGTGCTTAAGGTCACCATTCCCGGAACCGCCGCAACCGGCGGACCTTACGACATCATCGTCACCGCCACCTCGCTTAAGGATTCCACCAAGAGCGACACCACCACCGACCGGCTTTCCTCCGTTCTTTCGGTTTCCGTTGACGCTGCCCAGTGGGTTGCCGCAGAAGCCCGTGGCGCACGCACTGGCGACAACGACGCTGAAGCCAACGACGCCCCGGCTGTGGCCAATGTGAATCCCGGCTCTTTCTGGGATTTCCCCCTGGACGTTGAAAACCGCTTCCCGAACGGAACCGAAACCGGCGCGCGCGACACCTACGACATTGAAGTCGTGGCTGCCACCATCCCCGCCGGATGGACCGTCACCCTGTACCGCGACCTCAATGGAAACGGCGTTGTTGACGACGCCGAACTCAACCCCATCGAGGACACCGGAGACCTCAATCCCGACGCAGCAGCAGCAGGCGAGGGCGAAAGCGCCCCCATCCTGGTGCGGGTCCAGGTTCCCGCAGGCCAGCTCTACACCGGCGCGCCTGAGAGCTTGACCTTCCGTGCAACCTCCAGGCTCAACTCCGGCGTGACCGACGACGTGATTCTGCAGGTACTGGTGAATCTCGTTCGCGGCATCAAGATCGAGCCCAACAACTCCCGCGTGTCCGTGCGCGGCGGCATCGTAACCTACGCCCATCAGGTGACCAACGTAGGCAACCAGCCTGAAACCATCACCCTTTCCTACGCCTCCTCACTTGGCTGGAACAACGTGTTTGTGACGGCGGGCGGAGCCAACATCGGCACCACTCAGACCCTTGCACCCCTGGCCCCCGGCGCTTCCACCGAGATTTACATCAAGGTGTTCGTGCCCGCCAACGCGGCTGTGGGCTCCAACGACATCACCACGGTCACCATCACCAGCGCAGACCTTGCCCTCACTGACAGCGCGGTTGACCAGACCACGGTCATCGAAGGCAACCTGCAGCTCAACAAGGTTGTCACCGAGCTTGACGGAAACGCAATCCCCACCCGCGCTACCCAGGCTCCCCAGGCGGCTGGCTTGAGCTATCATCCGCTTGAGTACGTGACCACCTACACCAACCTGGGCGCGGAAACGGCCTTCGGCACGGTTCTCACCGACGCCATCCCGGCCTACACCCGCCTCATCGTAGCCACCACCGGCGGCACCCTGGCAGTCGCACCCAGCCAGTCCGCAGCCGGAGCCATCACCTACTCCAACGACGGCGGCATCACCTTCACTTACGTGCCGGTTGCGGGCGCTGACGGCGCAGACTCCACCGTCACCCACATCCGTTACGCTGTGGGCGCTGTGGTGCCAGGCGGAACCGGCACCATCACCTTCCGGGTTCTCATCAACTGATGAATCAACCCTCCGGGCGCTTTGGGTGAAAGCCCCAAGCGCCTTGAGGCGCTTTTTTGAAAATGGGGGGAAGGATAAATCCTTCCCCCCAACGCAAAATTCAAGGCGGAATCAATGCTTTTTCGTTCAGGAACAAATGGTTTAAAGCCTCGAAACAGGCCCTTTTCATGGGTCGGGGCAGCCATGTTCCTGCTCGTTTCATGTATCATGTTTTCTACTCTTGCCCAGGCCGGACCGACCCCCGCAGGAATTCTCATCAAAAACCAGACCACTGCCTCCTTCGAGTGGGAGGGCAAAAGCTACTCCATAAATTCCAATCTCGTCACCACCCAGGTGGACCCGGTTTACGGAATCGAAATCATTCCGTCCGGCGACAAAGCAAACCCCGCGCTTTCGGCAAGAACACCCGCCGGGGGCACGGTAATTTTTCCATATCTTCTCACAAACACCGGCAATACCGCAGACAGCTTTACGCTGGACCTTCCCTTCATCGCTGGAATGAGCAGCTTTGAGCCGCATCTGCGTACAATTTATATAGATTCAAACGGCAACGGCATTCTTGAGCCCGGCGAGAGCACCACCGTTTTCCGGGTGGACAACGTTCCGGCAGGCGACAGCGTGCATCTTCTGGTTTACGTTCCGGTCCCCGGAACCAGGAACGCCGGGGACATCTGCTTTCTCGATCTCACGGGCGCGAGCGTGGGCGATCCCGCAAAAACCGATACCGGCAACGTATGCCGTGTAACGGTCATGGACGGGCCCATGCTGAGGCTCTGGAAGAGCGCGGATGTAACAAGCGTGCTTCCGGGAAACCCGGTGGCCTTCACCCTGGACATGGCGAACATCGGCGGGGCTTCCGCCATGGGCGAACCATTCACCGTTGATGGAGTATCCCGCACCGGCGTGGTTGTGCTGGACAGCATCCCGGATTATCCGACCGGCGGCGCACGTTACATTGCAGGCTCCCTTACGGGGGTTCCTGCGGGCGTCAAGCTGTTCTCCACCAACGGCGGAGTCACCTGGACAGCCCTTGGCGAGCCTCTGGCCTCCCAGGTTACGGACGTTGGGTATCTTTTCGAGACGCCCATCGCCTCCGGCCAGTCGGCCAGGGTCAATTTTTCAATAATGGTGGACGCGGCCCATAACGACGAAGCGGTGCGGAATTCCTTCAGGGTCCGCTACGGCAACGGAACCGGCGCGGTTTACGATGAAGGCAGCAACGTGGTCACAGTGGACGTGTTGGTGGGCCAGAGCCCAAGCGATCCAAACGACCCGCTGCCGGAAATGCTATCCATCGGTCCTCATAACAACCCCACTGCAATTGGGACGGCGGATCTGACGGGAGAAGGAAACGTTACGGACAACGACGACGAAACAGTCGATCCGGGCCTTCCCGCCACCCCGCCCAATCCTTCCGGCACCCAGGTTGCGGGCAACATGGTAAAGTTTCTGAACACCGTAAAAAACACTTCGCCGGTTACCGATGTCGTTAACATAACCGTTGATTCCCTCACGAACCTTCCGGCGGGATGGATAGTGCGGCTATTCCAGGCCGACGGGGTCACCACGCTTCTGGACACCAACGGCGATTCCATCGCAGACACCGGCCCTCTTGCGCCGGGGGCGGAGAAAACCATCGCCGTTCTGGTCTACATCCCCAACGACCAGCCCGCCAGCGACAACAACGGGCAGGGCTTCCGCACGGTGATCCGGGCAAGCTGGGCCACGAATTCCAAGATTTACAACCTGACCCACGACACCGTTCCAAGGGTGATCGTAATCGGAAGCCTCTGGGATCCCTTCCGCAAGGACGAGGAAGCCCCGCCGGTGGTGAACCCGGGCACGGCCATACCCTACGTCAACACCTTCGGCAACGTGGGGCCGGGCGAGGTCTACAACGTCTACATCCGCGACGAGCTTTCCGGCGATCTCACCAATGTCCACGACATAACCACCGGCACGATTACGGACATCACCGGAACAGGGGTCACCATAAACGTCACCGGCTCCTATTCGGCGGTCACCCACATAGTCACCTGGTACATGCCGGTGGTGCCAGCAGGCTTCACGGGGCAGGTGCGCTTCAAGGCGGACGTGGCGCAGGGGATCGCAGACGGCAAGGAAATCCCCAACGTCTTCACCATAACGAGCGATTCCAACCTCCAGGTGAAAACCAGCAACCTGGTGGCAAACGTGGTGGGCGGCGACAGGATTCTCACCATAAGCAAAAAGGCCAATATACAGAAGGCCTCGGTGGGCGATCCGATTCTTTACACCATAGAGGTGGAAAACAAGGGAGCGGACCCCATAAGCTCTGCGGTTCTTACAGACCGGATTCCAAAGGGCTTCCGCTACGTGAAAGATTCCGCAAGGCGAGACGGAAAAGCGATAGCCACCACAGCCGACGGAAACGGGACATTGCTTACCTGGAACCTGGGAACCCTTGCAGCCAAGGCCAAGGCCGAAATAACCTGTGTGCTGGTAATAACTTCGGACGCTCCCATCGGGGACGCCGAAAACACGGCCACGGTATCCGGCAGGCTGCCCTTGGGATCTAAACTTTCATTCTCCGATTCTGCGGTGGTGAAGGTGGAGGAAGGCGTCTTTACCCAGGATTCCGTAATCATCGGCAAGGTTTTCATAGACCAGAACGGCAACCGCGTTCAGGACGAGTCCGAGCCGGGTGTGGCAGGCGTCCGGCTCTATCTTGAGGACGGAACCTTCGTAATAACCGATCGTGAGGGCAAGTACCACATAGACGGCGTAAAACCCGGAACCCACAACATGCGCCTGGACGAGTCCACCCTTCCGCCCGGTCACGTGCTGGGGGTGCTGGATGTCCAGAATGCCGATAACCCCGCCTCGCGTTTCGTCGAGCTTTCCTACGGCACCATCCACAAGGCCAATTTCAGGGTACTGGAAAAGCCCGAAGACACCTTAAGTCGCGGCCCGGTAAAACCTCTTACGCTTCTTCCAATCACCCTGTGTAAGGACGGGGACACGCTTAAAANNNNNNNNNCGCTTAAAATCACCATCCCGGTGCACGGCCCCGTCAACGCAACCCATTATCTCGATCCGCAGACCGGCATAATAAACGTCCACCTGCCCGGCATCACCGTCAACCACAGCCCCGCCATCATGGAGCTTGTGGAAGGCAACGTGAAATCCATCCGCACCGAGGTTGATGAGACCTTAAATCTCACCAAGGTGCAGATAATAATGCGGGAGCGCACCACGGGTTACCCGATTCATCAGGTGAAACTCAATCCCACCGGGGCCGTGGTGGACGTGGGCCTTAAAAGAAGCCCGGACGCTGACCCGGAGGAACTGCCCACGCCGCATCCCGCGCCCGACATGCTTAACCTTGCTGAAATTTACAGGCCCGTAAACGGCGAGAGCTACATAAGCCGCTCCGCCATAACCGTTGAGGTTGGTACGGCGCTTTCTGCGCAGTTCGAGCTTCTTATTAATGGCGTTGTGGTGGAAAAAGACAGGATAGGCAAGAAAACCTACGACACCAGAAGCCAGCGTGCCCGTTACGAGTACGTGGGCGTTCCGCTCGAAAAGGGCAAAAACACCTTAAGGTTCGAGACTGTCATACCCGGAAACGGCAAAACGGCATTTTCCGAAATCACGGTTTTCCGTGCAGACGATCCCAAGGAAATGACCGTTTCCATGGACCCGGAAAATCTCATGGCAGACGCCCGCACCGAGCCCACTCTGCGGATTTCCCTTCTTGATGAAAATAAAATCCCCACCGCAGTCGGCGCGGTAATAACTGCGTCCGTTGACCGGGGCGACATCCTTACTCCCGATTTACGGCCCATGGAGCCGGGAGTCCAGGTGACCATTCGGGACGGGGCAGCCCTATTGAGGCTTTCCGCCGCATCCGTCGCGGAAATCCGCACGGTCACCATAAAGGCAGGTGATTTCGAACGTCAGGTGAAGGTCCAGTACAAGCCATTCCTGCGCGACTGGATAGTTACGGGCGTGGCGTCCGGCGTGGTTTCGGGCTCGGAATCCAAGGAGAGCGACGCCGACGGCGGAGCCGAGGACAGCGACACCGAATTTGCAGGGCGCACGGCGGTTTTCGTAAAGGGCAAGCTGCCCGCCGATGTCTCCCTCACGGCGGCCTACGATTCCGAAAAGGACCGCGACACCACGGCGGCCTTCCAGGAAAAGGACCCCATGCGCTACTACCCGGTTTTCGGCGACGAATCCAGGCCCCAGTATGAAGCAAGGAGCCGGGACAAGCTTTTCGTCAAACTGGAGCGCAATACCTCCTACGCCATGTACGGCGACTATCGCACCGAGCTGGACAAGACCGATCTTCTTGCCTACGACCGGGCGCTCACCGGCGCGAAACTCCACGTTGAAAGCTCATATGTTGACATTCACGGATTTTTCGCCAGAAACGATCAGGCCCAGGTAAAGGCCGAAATACCAGGCGATGGCACCAGCGGCTACTATCACCTGCCGAACGCGGGCCTTATCGAAAACACTGAACAGATCGTAATTGAAACCCGTGACCGGGATTTTCCCGACACGATAGTCTCCACCCAAAGCCTTACAAGGTACACCGACTACACCATTGATTACGAGCGAGGCAGGCTTCTTTTCAAAAAGCCTGTGGCGAGCTTCGATGACGATTTCAACCCGGTTTATATAGTCATCCGGTACGAGGTGGATTCGCGGGAGAACAAGGACTTCAACACCTACGGCGGGCGGGCGGCCATTCACACCAGGGGGCGGCGTCTCGAAGCGGGCGCAAGCTTCATAAGGGACGAAGGCTCCCCGGCGGACCACACCATTGAGGGCGTGGACGCCACCATCCAGATTTTTCCCAAGGTGGTTTTAAGGGGTGAATACGCCGAATCGGAAGACCGCGACGGCCTAAAGGACAACGCCCAACTGGTGGAACTGAAAAGCACCCTGGATTGGGCCGAGTTCACCTTATATTATAAATATGTGGGGCTCGATTTCGACAATCCCAACCTTTCGGGCGTAACCGCAGGCCGAACCACAATGGGCTTAAAAGGCACGTTCAAGCTGGGAGAGCGCCTTAAGATCAAGGACGAGTTCTACACCGAAGACGACGACAACGACGACAGCCGCCGGGACGTCTATCTGCACGACTTCATATATCAGTACAGGCAGACGGAGCTTTTGCTGGGCGGCGGCTACGTTACCGAGGAAACCTGGGACACCGCCAACAAGGCCGAGGAGTTCGCCGACTCTGTGGTGGCGCGCGCGGGTGCCGGGTTCGACGTCACCCGCAAGCTCAGGGTAACCCTTTTACACCAGCACGCCTTCGGGGAGTATACATCCATCCAGTCAACCCACAGCCAGTTGAAGGCCACCTATGCGGTTGACGATGCCACCAAATATACGGTTGGGGTTGAAGGGCGG
Protein-coding sequences here:
- a CDS encoding DUF11 domain-containing protein, with the protein product MKKRLINLAVAVGLVLAFAGAAAWAVDDNRDGKNPLVVTMDAFRVEKDAAGKEKLVKTDKIEPSQVIEYVLTSKNVSKAALAKVTLLGPIPENTAYMAKSATQAKGLVPVFSIDKGKTFQPEPVKYKVKLPDGKEAEKIATPDMYTHVRWVVGSIKAGESSKLRYRVSVK